The sequence below is a genomic window from Methylotuvimicrobium alcaliphilum 20Z.
TACCCGACAAGACAAATCCACGATCTCGTTGGTCAGCAACGGATAACGCACCTCGACACCGACCATCTCGCACATTCGGTTGACCTTGACCAGATCATTGTCATGCAAGGTCGTTTTCCAGTCCATGTACAACATACGGTTTAAAGCCGATGCATTTTCAGGACGGTGATAACAATCCCGCAGACTCTGAATCGGCCGGTCGATATCGATGCCTGCCAGAAAATCGCCGGTAAAAATCTCCTGAGCCGGATGTCGGTTCATGAAGTTATAGTCTTGCAAGCGGTCCGGTAACGGCACTTCGGCTTGCTCGACATAGCGCTTGGCTTTAAAAAGAACTTTATTTTTCAGCAGCGCATCGGGCGCATTGTACAGACCGGTTCTCAGAAACGTTCTGGCAAAGCCCGGAATACGATAATAACGGTCGAACAACAATTGTTTCGCATAACGCTCATTGCCCGCGAACAACTCATCGCCGCCGTCGCCGGCCAGCATTACCTGAATGCCGTTCTCTTTAGCCAATTTGGCGCAATAATAAGCCGCCAACGCAGACGAATTACCGAACGGTTCGTCGTAAAACGCGGCAATTTTCGGCACGGCTGCCACGGTATCCTCCGGCGTCACATAGTACTCATGCGGCCGGGTTTTGAAACAATCGACCGCAATACGCGCATACTCGATCTCATCGTAGCCTTCGACCGGAAAACCCATCGTAAAAGTTTTGGCTTGCTCCGGATACACTTTAGACAACGCACCGGCAACGCTCGAACTGTCCAGGCCCCCACTCAAAAACGCGCCGGTCACATTCGAATCGGCAGCCGACTGCCGGACAGCTTCGATGATTTCATTCCGTAACTCTTGTCCCGATTGCTCGAGCGAATAAGCCCCTTGTTCGGAAAAAACCGGCATCCAATAATACTGCAGAGCGATTTTTCCATCTTGATAAGTCAATACTTGCCCGCCCTCCAATTTTTGGACTTGCCGATAAATCGTATGCGGGCTCGGACAATGATGAAAATAAACATAATCGTAAATCGATTGGCGGGAAATCTCCGAACTGACTTCGGGATGCGCAACGACACTATCGGCCGTCGAACCGAACACGATTCCGTTCAGCGTTTGCGCATAATAAAGATTGTTTTGCCCTAGGCGGTCTGTCGCCAACAACAAGCGTTTCTCGTATTCATCGAACAACATCAAGGTAAATGCGCCTTGCATATCCTTGATAAAATCGTCACCTTTAGTTTTATAGTTTTCGACAATCGCTTCTAGCGGACCGAAACCGTGACCGGTAAGCGCAAGCCGGCAATCCCCCTGTTCAAGCGACCGTTTATCATCGGAGACTAAAGCAAGCGATTCGGCTATGCGTATGCCGATCGTTTTTTTAGTCGACTCGGGCGCACAACCTTTCAGCGATTCGGCAAGCTCAGACGCTTGATTTCGATCGATACCGGTACCATACCAGCCAGCAATAAATCCCATTTTTCACCCTTTAATCGATTTCTGTTTTTTCTATAATCTGCTTAAATTCGGCAACCAAAGTATCGACACGGTGATGCCACGCGTTCTGCTCGGCATAATGCCTGATCGCCTGTTTGTCCGGTATTCTAATAAACCCCTAATCGACAAAAAAAGACGAGGCGAGGAGTTTTATGGGTCATGGACAATCATTTTTGAAGCAAACGCTGATAGACATTTTGATAACGGCTTACGCTATAGGCCCAATTCCGTTTTTCCTCGACAAAACGGCGCCCGTTAGCACGAATCGCATCCCATTGGGAACGATTATTCAACAAGCGCAGAACCGTTTGCGCGAGACTTTCAGCATTTCCCGCTGCAAATAAATAACCGGTCTTTTCATCGTCGATCAATTCCTTATGCCCGCCGACATCGGACGCTACGACCAATCGCCCTTGTGCCATCGCCTCCAACGGTTTGAGCGGCGTAACTAAATCAGTCAAACGCATCGACAGGCGCGGATAAACGAAAATATCGACCTGATTGTAATAGCCTTGCACTTGATCGTGCGGCACTCGCCCGGTAAAAACGACCTTGTCCTGCAAACCCAAATCGCGGGCCTTTTGCTTAATCGCGGCATCCTGAGGGCCGCCGCCGACCAACAATAAACGGACATCCGGAATTTCCTTCAGAATCGCGGGCAAGGCATCGAGCAATAAAGGAATGCCTTCATAGGCATAGAACGAACCGATGAATCCCAATACCACCTTATCCACCAATCCCAGTTGTTCGCGCAATGGCAGGTCCGGCTCGACTCCGTAACTGAATTTATCGATATCGACCGCATTCGGAATCACGGTAATTTTGCTATCGGCAACGCCCCGACCGATAATGTCGTTTCGCAGGCCCTCGCAGATCGTCGTCACGGCATCGGCATTTTTAAACACATGGGTTTCCAGAAAATGAGTCACGCGATAACGCAAACTGCCTTCGGTCGTCGATCCGTGATCGACCGCAGCGTCTTCCCAAAACGCGCGGCATTCGTAAACCAATGGAATATTGTGTTTTCGTGCCGCTTTCAGAGCGGCCAATCCGTTCAACGCGGGGGAATGCGCGTGCAAAACATCGGGTTTAATTTCAGGAATGATTTCATCCAAGCGTTTACCGAGCGATTTTACAATCGCCCATTGGTTTACAATCGGCCAATCGGCCCAAAAAAATCGCGGCATCGGCGACCGGTAAAAAAGCAGCCCGTCGACTTCTTCAACCGCTTGCTCGGCGATTTTATGTTTGGCCGAAGTCACATGAAACGTTTGCCAACCGAGTTTTTTTTGTTGTTCTAAAATAGCACGGGTTCTAAAAGTGTAACCGCTATGCAGTGGAATCGAATGATCAAGTATGTGCAGTATTTTCATTTTTTGTTGTTATTCAAACTGGCTTCCCACTTAAAGAGGGACAAAAGCACTAAGGAACGAGCATGAAATAACTTAGACAACGGTTGGAAGGGGATTTGGTGGCTCGATTGACAGGTGTCGGCGGCAGGGATAGCCGCCGTCAAGCCTACACGGATGTATTCACGGCGTCCTGTCAAGCGAGTCACCAAACCGCCACAAAGCCTACTACTTGTATAAGTTATTTTGTGCGTATTCCTAAGGATTAACCTTAAACTATCCCGCGTTAAGTGAGTAGCCTTCAAACTCGACACGGCCATCGATAAGTTTGGAATTTTTTATTAAGTTTAGCCCGAAAATTGCGTCAATATACACTATCTTTTTTAGCAACGAGTCACTTGCACCACAATTTCAAACAAAACTCTCATGAACTTACTATTATTAGGTAAAAACGGACAAGTCGGACGGGAACTTCAACTAACACCTCTGCGGGACGGGTTATTTAACCCGTCTCAACGTTTCTATTTATCCCAAACACCTCTGTGTGCTTAGACATGGTCCTAACGTTTAGGACGGGGCTGTAAGCCCCGTCCTGCCAAGGTAAAATACTTCTGTGGGACTTACCATCCCTGACGGAATGACGCATCATTTCCTTAGATTGGCGCTTATGGTTGCAAACCCGGGTTTGCCAAAAATCCTTATCCTATTAGAGTGAAAAACACCAAACCCTTTCCCAGTAAAATTACAATCAAACCATGCTAATCATCATCACTGCACTACTGACACTATGGATTTTACTAGCCACAATCCTTTTTGTTTGGAAGCGCGATCTATTCCTAAAAACCTGGCAAGAACCTTATTTCGCCGATACGCCGATACGCCGATATTAATCGAAAGCGACGACTGGGGGCCGGGCGGCGATTTTCATGCCAGCCGCCTTGAGGCCCTGTTAAATGCCTTATCCGAACAACAAGACAGCACCGGACGCAGCGCCGTGCTGACCGCAGATGTCGTGCTGGCGGTACCCGATACCGCTGCGCTAGAAAAAGCATCCGGCGGAGAATACCCGAGAAAAATACTCGACCGCGATTTCCCCGGCATTTATCAAATGATGCAAAAAGGCATCGAGAACGACGTATTCGTCCCGCAATTACACGGATTGGAACATCTGAACGGCGATGCCTTCGTTAAACTCTGCCGAAATAACGACCCGCGCACGGCAAATGCACAAGCCGATTCTCACTGGTGGGACTGGGAAACTCTCGACTCGCCTTTGCAAGGGCATTATGTCGATGGCAGCAGCTTACCGACACAAGCGGTCGGCACGGAAAAAGCGCGTAAAATCATCGAAACGGCCACCGAAACCTTTCAACGCTTGTTCGGTTATCCCACTTTAACGACCGTCGCCCCTTGTTATCTCTGGGACGACGACATCGAAGCCGAATGGAGCCGCCATTCGATACAAGCGATTCAAACGGCCGGCTACCGCTGTCCCGAAAGAGCGCACGACGGACGCTATATTCAAGACAAGCAATTGATCAGAACCGGCGATATCAATGCCTTCGGGCAAGTTTATTTAGTCAGAAACGTCATGTTCGAACCGGTCGACGGTAAAAACACGCCGGACAGCGCCTATCAAGAAGCGCTACAAGCCTACCGACAAGCCTTACCCGTTACGATTTCGACCCACCGCTACAACTTCACGCGCACTGAAAACGAATTCGAATTTTCGCTCGCGGGACTGAAGATTCTGTTGAATAAACTGACGGAAAACTTACGCGGAACACGCTTTTTATCCTCGGCCGAATTGGCCGAAGTTCTTCTTGCGCCAAACAGCCCCGTCGTCAATCGCTTCAATCAAAAAACCCTGCTCCCGATTGAACGAATCGAAGGCCCCGCCAAACTCGGCCCGTTTTTATACCGGCTTTATTATCGGCACCCGAAACTTGCCATGATCGGTAAAATAAGCGGTTTAATAGTGCCCGGCTGGCTAATTTGCCAATACACCCCAAAAAAATCCGTTAACTCATGAAAATCAGCGTCGTCATTCCCGCCTATAACAGCGCCGCATTCATTGCAGACGCCGTCCGGAGCATCCTGAACCAATCTCAGCCGGTTGATGAAATCGTCATCGTCGACGACGGCTCGACAGACGATACGCAAACCGTCGTCGAATCGCTATCAGGCCCTATTATTTACATCAATCAGCCAAATCAAGGCCCTTCGACCGCTCGAAACACAGGCATCGATACCGCAAAAAACGATTGGATAGCCTTTCTCGATGCCGACGACCAATGGACGCAGCAAAAGATCGAACGACAATTAAATGTCCTACAAAATTATCCCGAGTTAGTCTTGATCGCCGGCGACATGGCCGAAATCGACAACAGCAACCGGATCATCACCGAATCGGTATTAAACAAACACAATCTGTTGAGCAAATTTCAAGCACTCGAAAACCGCCCTATTCCGAACGCCTTGGCCGAACTCGTCACCAAAAACTTCATCCCGACCGGCACCGTGCTGGTCAAAAAATCGGCGTTGATTGAAGCCGGTTGTTTCAATCCAAACATACGTTTCGGCGAAGATTTGGAATGTTGGAGTAAAATCGCCGCGAAACATCCGATCGCCTGTATGCCCGACATTCTGATGCTGCGCCGACAACAAGGCAACAACGCCACGCAACTAACCGCGCCGCTATTCAACGATCTGGCGAGAGTCATGACCTCGATTCGAAATTACGCGGCAAAAGACCTGTCATTACAGAATATCGACCCCGACCGGCTCGTCGCCGATGCCTATGCCTATGCCGACTTAGGCTATTGGCATTTTAGCGAGTACGATTTGATCACCGCCCGGCAAGCATTTTCGGCCAGTCTCAAAGAAAAGCCCAGTAAACGCGCCCTGCTCTATTGGCTAGCCTGCTTAATGCCAGAAGGAATAATCAAGATGTTGCGCAAAATAAAAAATCTATGACCGACCAAACCAATCAACCTAAAAATCAGTCCTGATTAGCAAGATGCTTCAGCTTGCCGAAGCCAAGTGTCCGAGCGAAGTCCAGTCGTAGCCACTTCTGCGGGACGGGGTTGCAAACCCCGTCCTGCTAGGAAGTCCAGTCGTAGCCATTTCTGCGGGACGGGTTATTTAACCCGTCCCCAACGTTTCGGTTTGCCCTAAACATTTCGACTGACTTCGGCCAAAGTCAAAACGTTTAGGACGGGGTTGCAAACCCCGTCCTGCTAGGGATATGCTGGTTTTTGGGCTTTAGCTGAAGAAACTTGCTAATCAGGACGTTTTTTAATATGTTTACCCTGGTTTTAAGCGCCTTTCTCATAGAACCGGGTAGATACGCTCAGCGAAAATCAGAGGACGATGTCGAGTTCATCTAAAGCTTGAAAAAACCGAGCAATAGATATGCTAAACTCCGCCATAATATCGCGTATTAAGCTCAAACCGTGCCGTGAAAGAAAAATATATCAACCTGTTTACCGACTTCGGTTTCAAAAAAGCGTTTGGCGAAGAGGCCAGTAAAGAGCACTTGATCAGCTTTTTAAATACCCTGCTGCCGGAAAAACACCAAATTCAAGAGTTGCAATTCAATCAAAATGATCGTCAGGGGGCTTCGGCTTTAGACCGCAAAGCGATTTTCGACCTCAGCTGTGTCAGCTCGACCGGCGAATACTTCATTGTAGAATTGCAAAAAGCTAAGCAGAACTTCTTTAAAGATCGTAGCGTGTTTTATGCCACTTTTCCCATTCAACAGCAAGCCGAGCGAGGTGACTGGAATTTTAAGCTGGCTGCGGTTTATACGATCGGCATCCTGGATTTTGTCTTTGATGAAGACGAAAGCCAAGGCCGTCACGAAGTCGTGCATCGGGTCCAATTGAAAAACCAGCATCATCAGGTTTTTTACGACAAATTAACCTTTATTTATTTGACCCTGCCCAATTTTACCAAAACCGAGGATGAACTGGACACTCTGCAAGATAAATGGTTTTACGTGTTCCGCCACCTGCATGAACTGGACGAAATTCCGCCAAGGCTGCGCGAAAGGGTCTTCCTGAGCCTGTTCGAAAAAGCTCGGATCGCCCGCTTTCAACCGGAAGAACGCGACGCCTATGAATCCAGTCTGAAATACTACCGCGATCTAAAAAACGTGATCGACACAGCGAGGGATGAAGGAAGAGAAGAAGGTCGTCTTGATGAAAAACGCAACTTAGCGATCAGAATGATCCGCCGGGAGATGAGCGATGAAGACATAGCAGAATTGACTGGGCTCAGCATCGATGCCATTGCCGAAATACGTGCTAACCCTGCGCATTTCATTTCAGATGAACCTTTAAAAAATCGTGGTCAAGCGCATTAAAATAACTACCAATTAATAAGTAAAAGGGATCGGGTTACTTTTCTTACCGTCGGCGCAATAAAGAATAAGAAGAGTATCGGCGCTTTGGAATGACTGGAAAGATTAGCTTACTGTAAGGCTGACCGCATTCCAATCGCTCCCCATTTGGTGAGCATTCTCAATCCCGCCCACCCTTCGACTAGAATCAGGGCGAACGGTTAATCATTAGTGCTCTTGTCCCGCCTTAAGTGGGAAGCCGAATTTCGGCAGTCGCATAGATCGGGTTAGCGCTAGCCTAACCCGACGTTTTATCCATCGATAATCGGGTTACGGCTCCGATTAACTCGACCTTCCCGGCTTCAGATACACCAGAACAAATAACCGCGTAGCCCAGATGGAGCAACGCGCAATCCGGGGCAATCGAAGCCACGAAAGCTCGTATTCCGCTAACTCTGCATACGGCTACGCAATGCCGGTATGATAGTTTTCGGCGCCCCTTGCGCTATGCTAGACTATCGAATCGACCGGCTTTAACGAATAAATCCGGTTTAAAACACATCCCCCGGAATACCAGGAGCAAGACCATGACCACCGTAACCCGTGATGAAGTTTGGGAAATGTTTCGCGAAGTGGCACGCCGCTTCGAAGAGACCGATAAGCAATTCAAAGAAACCGATCGAAAATTTCAAGAAACTACTAAGCAATTCAAAGAGACCGATCGGAAGTTTCAAGAAACTACTAAGCAATTCAAAGACACCGACCGCAAGTTTCAAGAAACCGACCGTAAATTCCAAAACACCGAACGCCTAGTTAAAGAAGTCAGCAAAAGCATCGGCGACCTGGGCAACCGATTAGGCGAATTCGTACAAGAAATGGTCCGTCCGGCACTCGTGAACTTATTTCGCGAGCGAAACATCGATGTGCATGAAGTCCATCCGAACATCTATGCCGAAAGAAACGGCGAATCGGCCGAAATCGATCTATTGGTCGTTAACGAACAAACCGCGATTGCCGTAGAATGCAAAAGCCAAATGACCATTGACGACGTCAACGAACATTTGAACCGACTGGAAAAATTGAAACGCTTATTGCCAAAATACCGGGATGTCGAACTGATGGGCGCAGTTGCCGCAATGGTCATGCCGAATGACGTTGCCCGCTATGCATACCGCAAAGGCCTATACGTACTCGCCCAAAGCGGCAACACCGTCTTGATCCGCAACGACGGCAAATTTTCACCGAAAATTTGGTAACCATTCAGTCACTGCCATCAAGTTAAGACTTTGGCGGAGGAGGAAGGCTTCATGAAAGCGCTTGTTTTTGCAAATAAGCAAGCATATCGGGATTCTGAACACGCCGATACATATCGGCAACCGACAAAGTCAATCCTACGGATTCAAGCATAAATTCATCGCCTAAAAAATAATGCCGTGACAACCAATCGTTGCTGCGTCTGCAAACTTCGACATCGACAAAATCCTGCTCGATCAAAACCAACTCTTGTAAACATGGAATCGATTGGTAAGCCAAGCGCTTTATCGTTTGATCCATGCGGCGCGTCGATGAAGACAACACTTCGACTAAAACCGTCGGAGACTCCGTGTAATAAGGGTTTTCGGAACGATCCTCACACACCACCATGGCATCGGGATAAAAAAAATTTTCGCCGACTTTAACTTTGACGTTACTGCTATATGCTTCACAGGACGAATTTTGCAATAGTGGTAGTAACTGTGAAAAAACATTAATAATGATGCGCTCATGATTCTTACTGGCACCCGCCATCGCATAAGCAACACCATCGATCAACTCATGCTTGATTTCCGAAGACAGCTCACCCAGCAAATAGTCGTCTTCACTAATGCCCTGTTTAATAGCAACGTTTGATGCCATGACTAACCTCAGGTAATTATTCACACCCCCCCCTATCGTTCCCACGCTCCAGCGTGGGAATGCAGCCCGAGACGCTCTAGCGTCTCGTACCGCTGGAGCGGTACTCAGACATTCCCACGCAGAGCATCACTGCCATTAAGTTAAGGGAAACCCGTCATTCCGCCATGGATTGGCTGAATCCAGTGCCATGGATGGCAGGCTTTTGAGGCACATTCGAGCCTGAATGCCAACATTACTTATTCTGTGACGGCTTAACTTAATGGCAGTGACGCAGAGCATGGGAACGAGAATGGTCGTGGAACTGAATACTCACAACCTCAGTAATTCCCGCCATATCTAAAAAACAATTATAAACACGGCATTAGATCATTGATAAAATGCTTATGTCAAAAGTATCACGAGAGCCGCAATGACCACCGTAACCCGAGATGAAGTCTGGGAAATGTTTCGCGAAGTCGCCCGCCGCTTCGAAGAAACAGACCGAAAATTCAAAGACACCGAACGCCTAGTTAAAGAAGTCAGCAAAAGCATCGGCGATCTAGGCAACCGATTGGGCGACTTCGTACAAGAAATGGTTCGACCGGCACTTGTTAACCTGTTTCGTGAACGCGGCATCGACGTACACGAGGCACACCCGAACATCTATGCCGAAAGAAACGGAGAATCGGCCGAAATCGATCTATTGGTCGTCAACGAACAAACCGCGATTGCCATGGAATGCAAAAGCCAAATGACCATTGACGATGTCAACGAGCATTTGAACCGGCTGGAAAAACTAAAACGATTATTGCCCAAATATCGGGATGTCGAACTAATGGGCGCAGTTGCAGCAATGGTCATGCCGAATGACGTTGCCCGCTATGCTTACCGAAAAGGCCTATACGTACTCGCCCAAAGCGGCAACACCGTCTTAATCCGCAACGACGGCGAATTTTCACCGAAAATTTGGTAACAGATCCATCCACTGTGGAAACTATCGCCAGCTGTAGGATGGGTAGCAGCGAAGCGGAAACCCATCGCTTTGTTTGGGCGCAGGTAAGATTTTAGTAACGCCTTTGGGGCAGATTATTCCGCTGTTTCCCAAGTTCCTGCTTGGAAAACCGATACGTGAAGCTCTAGCTTCGCGATATCAGTAAAAAAGAGGCTAATGTTCCTTCGCTGGCAGCGATTTTATGTATCCAACGAATTTTTAATATGTTTGCCCTGGTTTTAACCGCCTTTCTCATAGAACCGCGTAAATACGCTCAGCGAAAATCAGAGGAAGATGTCGAGTTCATCTAAAGCTTGAAAAAACCGAACAATATATATACTTCGCACGGCCACATTTTCAGTTTTCTGGCGCGCTCTTTTGTCCGGTAGCTGCGTAGCGAAAACAGTTACATAGCTTGCTATGTGCCTGTTTTCGCGCCTTGCTACCGAACAAAATAGCATTGCCATAAAAGCCGAAAATATGACCGTGCAAAGTATATGCTAAACTTCACCATAACAACTCGCATAAAGCTCAAACCGTCCCGTGAAAGAAAAATATATCAACCTGTTTACCGACTTCGGTTTCAAAAAAGCGTTTGGCGAAGAGGCCAGTAAAGAGCACTTGATCAGCTTTTTAAATACCCTGCTGCCGGAAAAACACCAAATTCAAGAGTTGCAATTCAATCAAAATGAACGCCAGGGTGCTTCGGCTTTAGACCGTAAAGCAATTTTCGACCTCAGCTGTGTCAGCTCGACCGGCGAATACTTCATTGTAGAATTGCAAAAGGCTAAGCAGAACTTCTTTAAAGATCGTAGCGTGTTTTATTCCACTTTTCCGATTCAACAGCAAGCCGAGCGAGGTGACTGGAATTTTAAGCTGGCTGCGGTTTATACGATCGGTATCCTGGATTTTGTCTTTGATGAGGACGAAAGCCAAGGCCGTCACGAAGTCGTGCATCGGGTCCAATTGAAAAACCAGCATCATCAGGTTTTTTACGACAAATTAACCTTTATTTATTTGACCTTGCCCAATTTCACCAAAACCGAGGATGAACTGGACACGCTGCAAGATAAATGGTTTTACGTGTTCCGCCACCTGCATGAACTGGACGAAATTCCGCCAAGGCTGCGCGAAAGGGTCTTCCTGAGCCTGTTCGAAAAAGCTCGGATCGCCCGCTTTCAACCGGAAGAACGCGACGCCTATGAATCCAGTCTGAAATACTACCGCGATCTCAAAAACGTAATCGATACAGCGAGGGATGAAGGTAGGGAAGAAGGAAGAGAAGAAGGAATTGAAAAAGGAAGAGAAGAAGGCCGGCTAGATGAAAAACGCAACTTAGCGATCAGAATGATCCGCCGGGAGATGAGCGATGAAGACATAGCCGAACTGACTGGACTCAGCATGGATGTCATTGCCGAAATACGGGCTAACCTTGCGCATTTCATTTCAGATGAACCCTTATAAAAGTCGTGGTCAAGCGCATTAAAATAACTACCAAGTTAATAAGTAAAAGGGATCGGGTTCTGAGGTATCCCCTCAAAACGCTCGTTCCCATGCTCTGCGTGGGAATGCCGCTTTAGACGCTCTGCGTCGACTGCGGCGGGCAATTGGACTAAGGAATATACTTGCTCTTGTCGGGATTATCGACCTCTGGGGACGCAGAGCGTCCCGGGATGCATTCCCACGCAGAGCGTAGGAACGATGAAAAAACGATTATTGCCCAAATATCGGGATGTCGAACTAATGGGCGCAGTTGCAGCAATGGTCATGCCGAATGACGTTGCCCGCTATGCTTACCGAAAAGGCCTATACGTACTCGCCCAAAGCGGCAACACCGTCTTGATCCGCAACGACGGCAAATTTTCACCGAAAATTTGGTAACAGCTCCATCCACTGTGGAAACAATCCCCAGCTGTAAGATGGGTAGCAGCGAAGCGGAAACTCATCGCTTTGTTTGGGCGCAGGTACGATTTTAGTAACGCCTTTGGGGCAGATTATTCTGCTGTTTCCCAAGTTCCTGCTTGGGAAACCGATACCTGAAGCTCTAGCTTCGCGC
It includes:
- a CDS encoding asparagine synthetase B family protein, whose protein sequence is MGFIAGWYGTGIDRNQASELAESLKGCAPESTKKTIGIRIAESLALVSDDKRSLEQGDCRLALTGHGFGPLEAIVENYKTKGDDFIKDMQGAFTLMLFDEYEKRLLLATDRLGQNNLYYAQTLNGIVFGSTADSVVAHPEVSSEISRQSIYDYVYFHHCPSPHTIYRQVQKLEGGQVLTYQDGKIALQYYWMPVFSEQGAYSLEQSGQELRNEIIEAVRQSAADSNVTGAFLSGGLDSSSVAGALSKVYPEQAKTFTMGFPVEGYDEIEYARIAVDCFKTRPHEYYVTPEDTVAAVPKIAAFYDEPFGNSSALAAYYCAKLAKENGIQVMLAGDGGDELFAGNERYAKQLLFDRYYRIPGFARTFLRTGLYNAPDALLKNKVLFKAKRYVEQAEVPLPDRLQDYNFMNRHPAQEIFTGDFLAGIDIDRPIQSLRDCYHRPENASALNRMLYMDWKTTLHDNDLVKVNRMCEMVGVEVRYPLLTNEIVDLSCRVPSSEKLKGRQLRWFYKQAMRGFLPEAIINKSKHGFGLPFGIWLQDHQPLKELAYDSIGALKKRDYFRADFLDHAVKMHQSIHAAYYGELIWILMMLELWFQAKNHH
- a CDS encoding TIGR04063 family PEP-CTERM/XrtA system glycosyltransferase is translated as MKILHILDHSIPLHSGYTFRTRAILEQQKKLGWQTFHVTSAKHKIAEQAVEEVDGLLFYRSPMPRFFWADWPIVNQWAIVKSLGKRLDEIIPEIKPDVLHAHSPALNGLAALKAARKHNIPLVYECRAFWEDAAVDHGSTTEGSLRYRVTHFLETHVFKNADAVTTICEGLRNDIIGRGVADSKITVIPNAVDIDKFSYGVEPDLPLREQLGLVDKVVLGFIGSFYAYEGIPLLLDALPAILKEIPDVRLLLVGGGPQDAAIKQKARDLGLQDKVVFTGRVPHDQVQGYYNQVDIFVYPRLSMRLTDLVTPLKPLEAMAQGRLVVASDVGGHKELIDDEKTGYLFAAGNAESLAQTVLRLLNNRSQWDAIRANGRRFVEEKRNWAYSVSRYQNVYQRLLQK
- a CDS encoding glycosyltransferase family 2 protein, with the protein product MKISVVIPAYNSAAFIADAVRSILNQSQPVDEIVIVDDGSTDDTQTVVESLSGPIIYINQPNQGPSTARNTGIDTAKNDWIAFLDADDQWTQQKIERQLNVLQNYPELVLIAGDMAEIDNSNRIITESVLNKHNLLSKFQALENRPIPNALAELVTKNFIPTGTVLVKKSALIEAGCFNPNIRFGEDLECWSKIAAKHPIACMPDILMLRRQQGNNATQLTAPLFNDLARVMTSIRNYAAKDLSLQNIDPDRLVADAYAYADLGYWHFSEYDLITARQAFSASLKEKPSKRALLYWLACLMPEGIIKMLRKIKNL
- a CDS encoding Rpn family recombination-promoting nuclease/putative transposase, which encodes MKEKYINLFTDFGFKKAFGEEASKEHLISFLNTLLPEKHQIQELQFNQNDRQGASALDRKAIFDLSCVSSTGEYFIVELQKAKQNFFKDRSVFYATFPIQQQAERGDWNFKLAAVYTIGILDFVFDEDESQGRHEVVHRVQLKNQHHQVFYDKLTFIYLTLPNFTKTEDELDTLQDKWFYVFRHLHELDEIPPRLRERVFLSLFEKARIARFQPEERDAYESSLKYYRDLKNVIDTARDEGREEGRLDEKRNLAIRMIRREMSDEDIAELTGLSIDAIAEIRANPAHFISDEPLKNRGQAH
- a CDS encoding Uma2 family endonuclease, producing the protein MASNVAIKQGISEDDYLLGELSSEIKHELIDGVAYAMAGASKNHERIIINVFSQLLPLLQNSSCEAYSSNVKVKVGENFFYPDAMVVCEDRSENPYYTESPTVLVEVLSSSTRRMDQTIKRLAYQSIPCLQELVLIEQDFVDVEVCRRSNDWLSRHYFLGDEFMLESVGLTLSVADMYRRVQNPDMLAYLQKQALS
- a CDS encoding Rpn family recombination-promoting nuclease/putative transposase; this encodes MKEKYINLFTDFGFKKAFGEEASKEHLISFLNTLLPEKHQIQELQFNQNERQGASALDRKAIFDLSCVSSTGEYFIVELQKAKQNFFKDRSVFYSTFPIQQQAERGDWNFKLAAVYTIGILDFVFDEDESQGRHEVVHRVQLKNQHHQVFYDKLTFIYLTLPNFTKTEDELDTLQDKWFYVFRHLHELDEIPPRLRERVFLSLFEKARIARFQPEERDAYESSLKYYRDLKNVIDTARDEGREEGREEGIEKGREEGRLDEKRNLAIRMIRREMSDEDIAELTGLSMDVIAEIRANLAHFISDEPL